A stretch of the Thiocystis violascens DSM 198 genome encodes the following:
- a CDS encoding succinate dehydrogenase codes for MRQFAADPRFLLRRLHSLLGLLPVGAFLIFHLWENSQSRFGAEHYNGEVVAFLQGMNYLPALEIVLIALPLLFHAGYGLIVVNQMRAEPIRYRYLRNWLYWLQRISGIGILIFLLLHVGMTRIEGLWRVSVREDLFGHMQHLLSQPWMFGIYLAGLLLSVFHLANGLSAMGIVWGLTTSARAQRRFGFVCAGLGLLLAAIGVHGLIGFLP; via the coding sequence ATGCGCCAATTCGCCGCCGATCCGCGCTTTCTGCTACGACGACTGCATTCGCTGCTGGGCCTGTTGCCGGTCGGCGCCTTCCTGATCTTTCATCTGTGGGAAAACTCCCAATCCCGTTTCGGGGCGGAGCACTATAACGGCGAGGTCGTCGCCTTTTTGCAGGGGATGAACTATCTGCCGGCCCTGGAGATTGTCCTTATTGCCCTGCCGCTGCTGTTCCACGCCGGCTATGGACTGATCGTCGTCAACCAGATGCGCGCCGAACCGATCCGCTATCGCTATCTCAGAAATTGGCTCTACTGGCTGCAACGGATCTCCGGGATCGGCATCCTGATCTTTCTGCTGCTCCATGTCGGCATGACGCGCATCGAGGGCCTCTGGCGCGTCTCGGTTCGGGAGGATCTGTTCGGACACATGCAGCATCTGCTCTCGCAACCCTGGATGTTCGGGATCTATCTGGCCGGGCTGCTGCTCTCGGTCTTTCATCTGGCCAACGGACTCTCGGCCATGGGCATCGTCTGGGGTCTGACGACCTCGGCCCGCGCCCAGCGGCGGTTCGGCTTTGTCTGCGCTGGCCTCGGTCTGCTGCTCGCGGCCATCGGAGTCCATGGACTGATCGGGTTTCTGCCATGA
- a CDS encoding division/cell wall cluster transcriptional repressor MraZ codes for MNHLLGEFDGKLDAKGRLVLPAGLLRQLSPETAQHFVINRGFERNLSLYPYAEWQRVSARVNRLNPFVQKNRQFARYFYRGATELRLDASNRLLLPRRLLEYAEIESQVVLVCFPSFIELWAEESYGDIFDIEPAAFASLAEEIMGEHRADPDAEDESD; via the coding sequence ATGAATCATCTGCTCGGCGAATTCGACGGCAAACTAGACGCCAAGGGGCGTCTGGTTCTGCCTGCCGGACTCCTGCGGCAACTGTCGCCGGAGACTGCCCAGCATTTCGTCATCAATCGTGGATTCGAGCGCAATCTTAGCCTCTATCCCTACGCGGAATGGCAGCGCGTCAGCGCGCGCGTCAATCGACTCAATCCGTTCGTGCAAAAGAACCGCCAGTTTGCCCGCTATTTCTATCGCGGCGCCACCGAACTGCGCCTCGATGCCAGTAACCGGCTGCTCCTGCCGCGCCGTCTGCTGGAATACGCGGAGATCGAGAGTCAGGTCGTGCTGGTCTGCTTCCCGTCCTTCATTGAACTCTGGGCCGAGGAATCCTACGGGGACATTTTCGACATCGAGCCTGCGGCGTTTGCCAGTCTGGCCGAGGAAATCATGGGAGAGCACCGCGCGGATCCGGACGCCGAAGACGAGAGCGATTGA
- a CDS encoding phosphotransferase enzyme family protein, giving the protein MIINRSLPITPLGQSFSRMRQQPPHCHEIAARFAIAHPLGAIEPLGRGLINDTFSLDAGGQRYVLQRINGAVFPAPERIMANLRVLGAHLAERADTGLRLPSLIATREGGDFLRDADGAIWRLMEFIPNAVTLTRIEHDAQAREVGAVLGRFHRLAASLHSERLALSLPGFHATPEYLTRFLAVAGQEARQEGQAIRDCLDFVLERRGLADVLEAAQASGAIPLRVTHGDPKLDNILFARDGGHALALIDLDTVQPGLIQHDLGDCLRSCCNRGGEGTRDPAGVRFDMTLCAGILAGYANETRGVLAQADIDLLYDAIRLMPFELGLRFLTDHLEGDRYFRIDEPGQNLRKARIQFALVAEIERQEEALRVLIATCFAHALN; this is encoded by the coding sequence TTGATCATCAATCGATCCTTGCCAATCACCCCGCTCGGCCAGTCGTTTAGCCGCATGCGCCAGCAACCGCCCCACTGCCACGAGATCGCCGCCCGGTTCGCCATCGCCCATCCGCTCGGCGCCATCGAGCCGCTGGGGCGGGGGCTGATCAACGACACCTTCAGTCTGGACGCGGGCGGCCAGCGTTACGTGCTCCAGCGCATCAACGGCGCGGTCTTTCCCGCCCCCGAGCGGATCATGGCCAACCTGCGCGTCCTCGGCGCGCATCTGGCCGAACGGGCCGATACGGGGCTGCGCCTGCCGTCCCTGATCGCGACCCGCGAGGGGGGGGATTTTCTCCGCGACGCGGATGGCGCCATCTGGCGGTTGATGGAATTCATCCCGAATGCCGTGACCCTGACGCGCATCGAGCATGACGCCCAGGCACGCGAGGTCGGCGCCGTGCTCGGGCGTTTCCATCGCCTGGCCGCATCGCTGCACAGCGAGCGGCTCGCGCTTTCCCTGCCGGGCTTCCATGCCACCCCGGAGTATCTGACGCGTTTTTTGGCCGTCGCCGGGCAGGAGGCGAGGCAAGAAGGACAGGCGATTCGCGACTGTCTCGATTTTGTCCTTGAACGGCGGGGGCTGGCGGACGTGCTGGAGGCGGCGCAAGCGTCCGGGGCGATCCCGCTCAGGGTCACGCACGGCGATCCCAAGCTCGACAACATCCTGTTTGCGCGCGACGGCGGGCATGCGCTGGCACTGATCGATCTCGATACCGTCCAGCCGGGTCTGATCCAACATGATCTGGGCGACTGTCTGCGCTCCTGCTGCAACCGCGGCGGCGAGGGAACGCGGGATCCCGCCGGAGTGCGGTTCGATATGACGCTTTGCGCGGGCATCCTCGCTGGCTACGCCAATGAAACCCGCGGCGTTCTCGCCCAGGCCGATATCGATCTGCTCTATGACGCGATCCGTCTGATGCCCTTTGAACTGGGTCTGCGCTTCCTGACCGACCATCTGGAAGGCGACCGTTATTTTCGGATCGATGAACCGGGCCAGAATCTGCGCAAGGCACGCATCCAATTCGCCCTGGTCGCGGAGATCGAGCGCCAGGAAGAGGCGCTCCGGGTGCTGATCGCCACTTGCTTTGCCCATGCGCTAAACTAA
- a CDS encoding PilZ domain-containing protein: MPSSRNEILSSDELEFIRQLEAADSGQAPEDEVGGWLRISEDAAGLLGGFSESPLIELQAGWQGHRLRFPLKPRTRSDNGELTLEIGVPEVLEGGARSRSWRVPPGTDEMQLQDKSGRLEQPRVVNLSYTGMAIEQRADRLPDLNQPLRDLRLVLPGQGEYLRLLGYVVRQTRLDDRRIQLGIRFEPLSEENRDRLGRYILRRHKELQAEKPVSGLVPDR, from the coding sequence GTGCCATCGAGCCGTAACGAGATCCTTTCGAGCGATGAGTTGGAGTTTATCCGGCAACTCGAAGCCGCCGATTCCGGGCAAGCACCCGAGGATGAGGTAGGTGGCTGGCTGCGTATCTCCGAGGATGCTGCCGGTCTTCTGGGCGGGTTTTCGGAAAGCCCTCTGATCGAACTCCAGGCCGGCTGGCAGGGGCACCGCTTGCGTTTCCCGCTAAAGCCGAGAACCCGCTCGGACAATGGAGAACTGACCCTCGAAATCGGCGTGCCCGAGGTGCTGGAGGGCGGCGCTCGCTCGCGCAGTTGGCGGGTGCCGCCGGGGACCGACGAGATGCAGCTCCAGGACAAGAGCGGGAGACTCGAACAACCGCGGGTGGTCAATCTCTCCTATACCGGGATGGCGATCGAGCAACGGGCGGATCGGCTTCCGGATCTGAATCAGCCGTTACGCGATCTCCGGCTGGTTCTGCCTGGACAGGGCGAGTATCTGCGTCTGCTTGGCTACGTGGTGCGGCAGACGCGGCTGGACGATCGTCGCATCCAGTTGGGAATCCGTTTCGAGCCACTCTCGGAGGAGAACCGGGATCGGTTGGGTCGCTATATTCTGCGGCGTCACAAAGAACTGCAAGCGGAGAAGCCTGTGTCGGGGCTGGTACCGGATCGGTAG